Proteins from a genomic interval of Medicago truncatula cultivar Jemalong A17 chromosome 3, MtrunA17r5.0-ANR, whole genome shotgun sequence:
- the LOC25491131 gene encoding importin subunit beta-1, translating into VPKACDCNRCYNCATLFASHSLAHSFLSCDLFYDFSPNFRYSIVMEVTQALLNAQSIDGTIRKHAEENLQQFQEQNLPGFLVSLSGELASEDKPVDSRKLAGLILKNALDAKDENRKWELVQRWLSLDTAAKAQVKACLLQTLSSLVLDARSTATQVVAKIAGIELPQKQWPELIGSLLSNIHQVPAHVKQATLETLGYLCEEVSHEVVDKDQVDKILTAVVQGMNSSESNDVRLAATGALYNALGFAHANFSNKEECECIMTVVCETTMSPEVKIRQAAFECLVSIAAMYYVKLEPHIQVIYNLTSNAIRSDQEPVALQAIEFWSTICDEETDILENHVGDTSGDSDIHCFYFIKQALPALIPLLLETLLKQEEDQDLDEDTWNIAMAGSTCLGLVALTSRDDIVPLVIPFIEENITKPDWRQREAATNAFGSILEGPSPDKLAPLINHALPFMLNALVKDPSNHVRGTTAWTLGRMFEFLHSSIVGTTIINEENAQQIITILLQSMKDVPNVAEKACGALYFLAQGYEDVGLTSPITPFFKDIVQALLTVTLREDATESRLRASAYETLNEVVRCSTDETAPLVLQLVSVIMMELHKCLEVQNLSSDERDKHSELIGLLCGCLTVIIQKLGSSEPTKYVFLQYADQIMGLFIWVFACRNATAHEEAMLAIGALAYAIGPDFAKYLPEFYKFLEIDLQNFEEYQVCAVTVGVVGDICRALEDKILPCCDGIMTQLLKNLSSDNLHRSVKPPLFSCIGDIALAIGDNFDKYLMYSMNTLQIAAEIAAHTSGFDLEMIDYINSLRNGILEAYSGIFQGFKNSSKTQLLIPYAPHILQFLDSIYMEKDMDDVVMKTAIGVLGDLTDTLGSTVGSLIQQSLSSKEFLNECLTSDDCLIKESAEWAKLAINRVISV; encoded by the exons GTACCCAAAGCTTGCGATTGTAACCGGTGTTACAATTGTGCCACTCTCTTTGCTTCTCACTCACTCGCTCACTCCTTCCTTAGCTGCGATCTCTTCTACGATTTCAGCCCTAATTTCAG GTATAGCATAGTGATGGAAGTTACTCAAGCACTTTTGAATGCTCAATCCATTGATGGGACTATACGTAAGCATGCTGAAGAAAATCTGCAGCAATTTCAGGAGCAAAACCTTCCTGGTTTCTTGGTCTCTCTTTCTGGAGAGTTAGCAAGTGAAGATAAACCAGTTGATAGCCGAAAGTTGGCAGGTTTAATACTTAAAAATGCATTGGACGCCAAGGATGAAAACAGAAAGTGGGAATTGGTTCAAAGATGGTTGTCATTGGACACTGCAGCAAAGGCCCAGGTTAAGGCATGCTTGCTCCAAACACTCTCCTCTCTTGTACTTGATGCTCGGTCTACCGCAACTCAAGTTGTTGCTAAAATTGCTGGAATTGAGCTTCCTCAGAAACAGTGGCCTGAGCTGATAGGATCACTATTATCAAATATTCACCAAGTTCCAGCTCATGTCAAGCAAGCAACTTTGGAAACTCTGGGGTATTTGTGTGAGGAAGTCTCTCACGAGGTTGTTGATAAAGACCAAGTAGATAAAATTCTTACTGCTGTAGTTCAAGGTATGAACTCATCTGAAAGTAATGATGTCAGACTTGCTGCTACTGGGGCATTATATAATGCTCTTGGATTTGCACATGCTAATTTTAGCAATAAAGAGGAGTGTGAATGTATCATGACAGTTGTGTGTGAGACAACTATGTCTCCCGAAGTGAAGATACGGCAGGCGGCTTTTGAATGCTTGGTCTCAATTGCTGCTATGTATTATGTAAAATTGGAACCGCACATCCAGGTTATATATAACCTCACATCAAATGCTATTAGGAGCGATCAGGAGCCTGTTGCTCTCCAAGCCATTGAATTCTGGAGTACGATTTGTGATGAGGAGACTGATATCTTGGAAAATCATGTGGGGGATACCAGTGGGGACTCTGATATACATTGTTTTTACTTCATTAAGCAAGCCCTTCCTGCACTCATCCCTCTGCTGTTGGAAACATTACTTAAACAAGAAGAAGATCAAGATCTGGATGAAGATACATGGAATATTGCAATGGCGGGCAGTACATGCCTTGGTTTAGTTGCTCTTACTAGCAGAGACGATATTGTGCCACTAGTAATTCCCTTCATTGAGGAGAATATTACCAAACCAGATTGGAGACAGAGGGAGGCAGCCACCAATGCATTTGGCTCTATCTTGGAGGGGCCTTCCCCAGACAAATTAGCACCTCTCATTAATCATGCTCTACCATTTATGCTCAATGCTCTAGTGAAGGATCCAAGCAATCATGTTAGAGGCACCACTGCTTGGACTTTGGGACGAATGTTTGAATTTCTTCACAGTTCAATTGTTGGCACAACTATCATTAATGAGGAAAATGCCCAACAAATCATTACAATTCTCCTTCAGAGCATGAAGGATGTCCCTAATGTTGCTGAGAAAGCCTGTGGAGCTCTGTATTTTCTAGCACAGGGTTATGAGGATGTGGGACTAACATCTCCGATAACTCCCTTTTTCAAGGACATTGTTCAAGCCCTTCTCACTGTTACCCTCAGAGAGGATGCTACGGAATCAAGGTTAAGAGCTTCAGCATATGAAACATTGAACGAAGTAGTAAGATgttcaacagatgaaacagctCCTTTGGTATTACAACTAGTTTCTGTCATCATGATGGAGCTGCACAAATGTCTTGAAGTACAAAATCTTTCATCTGATGAAAGAGATAAACATAGTGAACTTATAGGCCTTCTTTGTGGGTGCTTGACTGTAATTATTCAAAAGCTAGGGTCTTCAGAACCTACCAAATATGTTTTCTTGCAGTATGCTGATCAGATAATGGGACTATTCATCTGGGTCTTTGCTTGTAGAAATGCCACTGCCCATGAGGAGGCCATGCTAGCTATTGGAGCCCTTGCCTATGCGATAGGCCCTGATTTTGCTAAATACCTGCCGGAATTTTACAAGTTTCTGGAGATTGACCTTCAGAATTTTGAGGAGTACCAAGTTTGTGCCGTAACTGTTGGTGTAGTAGGCGACATATGCAGGGCATTGGAGGATAAAATACTGCCTTGCTGTGATGGGATTATGACACAGCTTCTCAAAAATTTGTCAAGTGATAACTTGCACCGTTCTGTGAAGCCCCCCTTGTTTTCATGCATTGGTGATATAGCACTAGCTATAGGAGACAACTTCGATAAGTACTTAATGTATTCCATGAACACACTACAAATTGCTGCAGAGATAGCCGCCCACACGTCAGGCTTTGACTTGGAAATGATTGATTACATCAACTCTTTGAGAAATGGGATATTAGAGGCATATTCTGGGATCTTCCAAGGGTTTAAGAATTCATCTAAAACTCAGCTCTTGATTCCTTATGCACCCCACATCCTGCAGTTCTTGGATAGCATATACATGGAAAAAGACAT
- the LOC25491132 gene encoding uncharacterized protein: protein MEHKIKTFLLVILLVFIHFPLSSGLAEGFRENMHPTTNNFLYKDDIKMNSRKLLSHAFVLDYDEAGPNPKHSKKPGKGR from the exons ATGGAACACAAAATCAAGACTTTCCTTTTAGTCATCCTCTTGGTTTTCATTCATTTTCCTTTATCTTCAG GATTGGCTGAAGGATTCAGAGAAAATATGCATCCTACTACTAATAACTTTCTTTACAAG GATGATATAAAGATGAACTCGAGGAAGCTATTGTCTCATGCTTTTGTGTTGGATTATGATGAAGCAGGACCCAACCCAAAGCATTCAAAGAAACCTGGCAAGGGTCGTTAA